The Corylus avellana chromosome ca8, CavTom2PMs-1.0 genome has a segment encoding these proteins:
- the LOC132190861 gene encoding probable calcium-binding protein CML43, with the protein MAITGTCSRLIGDVLHAFGSSRPPSAAAAHHDHDRQSGRKVDDSMVRALITVFGMENDGRIKKEKVRGVAEKLGFEVDDEGDGDGDEVAVEEVLGGMEEVGKRKELLHEAFKIFDEDGDGYIEAVELKRVLDCLGLDGGWEMGEIEKMVRVVDLNFDGKVDFGEFQLMMMN; encoded by the coding sequence atggCCATAACCGGAACATGCTCGCGGTTGATCGGAGACGTGCTCCATGCATTTGGAAGCTCAAGACCGCCGAGCGCCGCCGCCGCCCATCACGACCATGATCGACAAAGTGGTCGCAAAGTGGACGACTCAATGGTTCGGGCTCTAATCACTGTGTTCGGCATGGAAAACGACGGGAGGATCAAGAAGGAGAAGGTGCGGGGAGTGGCGGAGAAGCTTGGTTTTGAGGTGGACGATGaaggtgatggtgatggtgatgagGTGGCAGTGGAGGAGGTGCTTGGGGGAATGGAGGAGGTGGGGAAGAGGAAGGAGCTGCTGCATGAAGCGTTCAAGATATTTGACGAGGATGGTGATGGGTATATAGAAGCGGTGGAGTTGAAGAGGGTGCTGGATTGCTTGGGATTGGACGGCGGATGGGAGATGGGTGAGATTGAGAAGATGGTGAGAGTTGTGGATTTGAACTTCGACGGCAAGGTCGATTTCGGCGAGTTCCAATTGATGATGATGAACTAA